In Eriocheir sinensis breed Jianghai 21 unplaced genomic scaffold, ASM2467909v1 Scaffold89, whole genome shotgun sequence, the DNA window cacctcccaggcttccctcataccacacctcacactttggggcctctttctacctataccagtcgagagtttcctttctttccatctcattcttccacttgctcaatccctcatctttaactgccatagctatcacattcttccactttcttacatcccactcaaacccctctccatttatgtttgttattctccattcaaacacattctgtctatcttcaaagggtcggtacacccacctacttagcataacattcctgtctatcattcgcccacatttattcgcccatttgccatctcttatactccacaagtatactttccttgctaatcttgcatcctccatttgttccagtctcactttatatctcaaggttgcctttactagtctttccctaaacgtgctccatcccatgtcccccctaagagcctctactgctgcaaaccttggtgcattcaaagggaggagagaggtgggaggagatggctggggaagggggaggggggtggagggggagagatggggaaggaaggggaaggaaaaggcggatgaagagcaatgtatcattactctgaggtggcgggggagggaggtgagaggctgttgttgttgtttttgttgttgttgttgttgttgttgttgttattattgttgttgttgtttgaagtAGTGTTAAGGAAGCTTTTTTAGTCTTACGTTCACTCATTTTCCTGCtaactaaataacaaaatacacttgataTATGTTTGTCTTATTTGGAGTCTCGTTGGCTGTTCTTAACCTAAAGCCCCATCGGAGCAGCTCTTCTGAACCTTTACTCGACACACACAATCCTTCTGTATTTAATCTGATTCCAACACCCTTCCTAACACATGCTGTTATCAGGCTAAACTTAATCCCTTGTCGACCCTTTGTTTAATATTTACGGTGATCTAAACTTCTGTCAAACTATTGCCCTTCGTTCTCCCTCAACCTCTTTCCCATTGTCAACCAACCTTTCAACCCTTAATATGACCTTACAGTCAGGTCAACTTAAGTCTCTTGTCTGCCTAAATCTCCTGTCAATCATGTCTAACTTTCTGCCGAACTAAACCCCCAACAACATGTACTTCAGCCAATATGGTGCAAAGTCTTTCACTATCAGGTCAACCTTTAGCATTTGTCTGCCCAAATCTCCAGTAAATTCATTATTCTCCAATCACCTTGACCCTGACTTCAACCCCCAATTCGTctaataacactactaccaaTATAATGCCAAACTATAATTCAACTTACACTGTCAGGTCAACTTTAATGAAGCTCTTATCAGCCCAAATCCCTTGGAATGTCATGTCCAAACTGCTACCAGCCTAAAATCCTATCAGTTTGACTGGGACCATTTCTATACTCCACTCTGTAACCCTCTCAACTATTCCAAACCTCTAAACTCCCGTCACCTCAAAATGAAACACATATTAACGTACTTCTTTCAGCCCCATCACAACCTCCCGGTCACCACGTCAACCCACCACGTCGACTGACAAGCCCACCAACCCTCTAACCATTCAACCACTCGTCACATCAAAATTAAGCCCCTATCAAGTTACTCcttccacccccatcaccacctccttgccGCCCCATCAACCCgccccatactactactactactactactacttcccattCTGTTTGTACTCATGTAGAAAAGTTGTACCGGTAGGATAATAGATAAAAGTtgtaaataaaaatgagaaatgcAACAGTAACACAGTCTTGGGGCTCTCTCCTTATGTCTCACGCCCCTCacagccccccgccgccgccgccccaccgcCACTCGTCAGGGTCAGCGAGTGGCACCCGCGAGACCAAGACCGCAGCGGCGGCCAGGAGCAGGGCGAGGCAGTTGTGCCGCCACGCCGCCCCCAGCCTCGCCAGGAAGCCACGGCCGCCGCCACGCTCCTCTGTGCCTCCAGCAGTGCCCCGCCCaacctcctcctctgcgtcttcttcaagagtctcccatccactctcatccgATTCTCCGGGAGTCTCCCGTTCACTCTCCTCCTCGGAGTCTCCGTCCTCagactcccttccactctccttatCTGTGATTTCAGCAGTGTCAAGTCCACTCTCCTCTCCTGAGTCATCTACACTCTCCTCtgtgtcttcttcgggagtttcccatgcactcacatctgagtcttcttcgggagtttcccatgcactcacatctgagtcttcttcgggagtttcccatacactcacatctgagtcttcttcggcagtttcccatgcactcacatctgagtcttcttcgggagtttcccatgcactcacatctgagtcttcttcgggagtttcccatgcactcacatctgagtcttcttcgggagtttcccatgcactctcctctgtgtcttcttcgggagtttcccatgcactcacatcggtgccttcttcgggagtttcccatgcactcacatctgagtcttcttcgggagtttcccatgcactcacatctgagtcttcttcgggagtttcccatgcactcacatctgagtcttcttcgggagtttcccatgcactcacatctgagtcttcttcgggagtttcccatgcactcacatctgagttttcttcgggagtttcccatgcactcacatctgagtcttcttcgggagtttcccatgcactcacatctgagttttcttcgggagtttcccatgcactcacatctgagttttcttcgggagtttcccatacactcacatctgagtcttcttcgggagtttcccatgcactcacatctgggtcttcttcgggggtttcccatgcactcacatctgagtcactGGTGTCCATCTTTTCTTGGCACTGGTCTATCTCAGTGACCTCGGGGTCATAGCAAGCACGGTCCTTGTAAGTTGACCCTTTGTGGGCGTCATTTCCCTTCCCGTCAAACAGCCACTCCGTCAGTACCTCCGGAGATGGCTGGCGGGTCTGCAGCAGGGCGACCTTCCCCTCGTAGACGTACAGGGTGAAGCACTCTGGGCGGCCGCTGTGCATCAGCTGGCCCAGGAAGTCTTCCAGGCCCACTTTGGCCACGCGCGTCTGGCCGCTAAGGAGCGTCAGACAGATCTTAACTTGCGCCGCGTCCGCGTCCGCCTCGCTGCTGTACCGGAAGACGTGCTCCAGGTCCAGGAAGGCGTTGGATAAGAAGGGGGCCCGCGGCTTGTCGACGAAGGAAAACgcggccgcctccctccaggctcCGGCCAGCCTTCCCCAGCACCCGCGGCGCCGGCGGACGCTGACCGTCACCCGGATGGGCGCGGCCTTCACACTGCACCCGCCCACGGGCGCATCCACCAAGCAAGTGCCGTAGACAGCACGTCGGATCTCTTCTTTGCGGAAGGTTTTGGTTGCCATTTAAATGTTTTTGTTGTGTGACttcaaagagaaggaagctgcAGCAAGTTAGGCCAGTAACAGATGGTAGCGGcggccccccctcctccccacagaAACAGACAAGAACCCCTCCAcaaacaacacagcacaacacaacacaacaaaacacacacacacacacacacacacacacacacacacgcacacacaaaacagcacaacacaacacaacacagcacagcacagcacagcacagcacagcacagaacaacacaacacaacacaacacaacacaacacaacacaacacacacacacacacacacacacacacacacacacacacacacacacacacacacacacacacaacacaacacaacacaacacacacacacacacacacacacacacacacacacacacacacacacacacacacacacacacacacacacacacacacacacacacacacacacacacacacacacacacacacacacacacacacacacacacacacacacacacacacacacacacacacacacacacacacacacatacacacatacggcccggttagctcaggggtagagcgtctggctcacaaccagaaggaccggggttcaattccccggccgggtgaagaacgtaagaacataagaacgtaaggagtctgcaagaggccggttggcctatacaaggcagctcctgtacactcaaccccaccttacctcaccatccatggctttatctaacctcttcttgaatgtatctatggtattggcacccacaacatggcccccaaggctgttccattcgtccaccactctattggtgaaccaattcttgcctatgtctttgttaaatctgaatttgtctaacttaaaaccattgctacgcgtcctacctggctcttttactatcaaaatcttattaacatcctctttattaaatcccttcatccatttatagacttcgaccAAGTTTCCTCTCAACCTttgcctttctagcgagtgtaagttgggtttatcttctttcacgtgtagcccctgttcacctagcagtgagtaggtacgcgacgtcaggcaaggagttgtgacctcgttgtcgcggtgtgttgtgtgggagtggtctcagtcctacccaaagatcggtactacgaggtCTGTgcccttccgtaggggaacggctggctgtctcgagagagacccgcagcagaccaagaggtgaattacacacacacacacacacacacacacacacacacacacacacacacacacacacacacacacacacacacacacaggcatcctGTCGGTAGGCACCTGTAATTCACGTTTTCTTCTCGTCTC includes these proteins:
- the LOC126994839 gene encoding clumping factor B-like, with the translated sequence MATKTFRKKEIRRAVYGTCLVDAPVGGCSVEAAPIRVTVSVRRRCGCWGRLAGAWREAAAFSFVDRQRAPFLSNAFLDLEHVFRYSSEADAGAAQVKICLTLLSGQTRVAKVGLEDFLGQLMQSGRPECFTLYVYEGKVALLQTRQPSPEVLTEWLFDGKGNDAHKGSTNKDRACYDPEVTEIDQCQEKMDTSDSDVSAWETPEEDPDVSAWETPEEDSDVSVWETPEENSDVSAWETPEENSDVSAWETPEEDSDVSAWETPEENSDVSAWETPEEDSDVSAWETPEEDSDVSAWETPEEDSDVSAWETPEEDSDVSAWETPEEGTDVSAWETPEEDTEESAWETPEEDSDVSAWETPEEDSDVSAWETPEEDSDVSAWETAEEDSDVSVWETPEEDSDVSAWETPEEDSDVSAWETPEEDTEESVDDSGEESGLDTAEITDKESGRESEDGDSEEESERETPGESDESGWETLEEDAEEEVGRGTAGGTEERGGGRGFLARLGAAWRHNCLALLLAAAAVLVSRVPLADPDEWRWGGGGGGL